Proteins from a single region of Heliomicrobium gestii:
- a CDS encoding type I-G CRISPR-associated protein, Cas3-extension family, giving the protein MSGKSQQLIARGLEGSNPLAFLASLGLFRTLHRMYPEKNVKMHWEVVNCAWRPVYSGIDYSSREELMVYLHDKLLETQFVLSEKLGDSLKITPDDFRCYAHEGLHFQDTDKLPFAVAFGSEAKGRELIQTQLCFLNGTGHQYFIRTIENLIKVATTDQLNKAIFEQWMYDDTGKNISLRWDPIDDRRYALRWSDPSTEDIRTEIGANRLAIEALPLFPVIPGMRYCLTTGFSRRKNEIWFTWPVWEVPINIPVCRTLLAMKHLQNEEPLLENLQEIGVVEVFRSQRISVGLFKYTNFTPACSM; this is encoded by the coding sequence ATGAGCGGCAAATCTCAACAATTGATAGCAAGGGGCCTTGAGGGTTCGAACCCACTTGCTTTTTTAGCCTCCTTAGGGCTTTTTCGTACCCTTCACCGGATGTACCCCGAAAAAAACGTAAAGATGCACTGGGAAGTTGTAAACTGTGCGTGGCGCCCGGTTTATTCTGGGATAGACTATTCTTCTCGGGAAGAACTAATGGTTTATCTGCATGATAAGCTTCTAGAGACGCAGTTTGTTTTATCGGAAAAGCTCGGGGATTCATTGAAAATAACTCCTGATGATTTTCGTTGTTACGCACATGAAGGGCTGCATTTTCAAGACACTGATAAGTTACCCTTCGCCGTTGCATTTGGATCAGAGGCAAAGGGGCGGGAACTCATCCAAACGCAGCTGTGCTTTTTGAACGGCACCGGACATCAGTATTTTATTCGGACTATCGAAAACCTGATTAAAGTTGCAACTACGGACCAATTAAATAAGGCTATTTTTGAACAGTGGATGTACGATGATACAGGAAAAAATATCTCGCTACGATGGGATCCAATCGATGACCGGAGATACGCATTGCGTTGGTCAGACCCCTCCACTGAAGACATACGAACTGAGATAGGCGCGAATCGATTAGCCATCGAAGCATTACCGTTATTTCCAGTAATACCGGGAATGCGCTATTGTCTCACTACAGGTTTCTCGCGCCGAAAAAATGAGATTTGGTTTACCTGGCCAGTTTGGGAGGTGCCTATCAACATCCCCGTATGCAGAACACTACTGGCTATGAAGCATCTCCAAAATGAAGAGCCTTTACTAGAAAACCTTCAGGAGATAGGAGTTGTGGAAGTCTTTCGTAGTCAGCGGATTTCTGTTGGCCTATTTAAGTACACGAACTTTACTCCTGCTTGTTCAATGTAA